The nucleotide window CTCACCTCGTCACCGCGATAGTGACCGTTGCCGATGACGGTGGGTCCTCTGGCCGGTTGCGCAACGAACTCGAGGTGGTGCCGCCGGGAGATCTGCGAATGGCCTTGGCGGCCCTGGCATCCGACAGCCCGTACGGTCGTTTGTGGGCGACCATCATGCAGCACCGCTTTGGCGGTAGTGGGGCGCTGGCCGGACATCCGATCGGCAACCTGCTGCTCGCGGGCCTGTCCGAGGTGCTCGCAGATCCGGTTGCGGCGCTCGACGAACTCGGACGCATCCTGGGTGTCAAGGGCAGGGTGTTGCCGATGTGTCCGATCGCCCTGCAGATCGAGGCCGACGTGTCCGGCCTCGAGTCTGACCCGCGGATGTTCCGCGTGATTCGCGGCCAGGTGGCGATCGCGACCACGCCGGGAAAGGTACGGCGGGTGCGGTTGCTGCCCGCAGATCCGCCGGCTACCCGGCAAGCCGTCGACGCCATCATGGCGGCCGATTTGGTGGTGCTTGGGCCGGGTTCGTGGTTCACCAGTGTGATTCCGCACGTGCTGGTGCCCGGGCTGTTCACGGCGCTGCAGAACTCCTCGGCCCGTCGAGCGCTGGTATTGAACCTGGTGGCCGAACCGGGGGAGACTGCGGGTTTTTCGGTCGAGCGTCACCTGCACGTTTTGGCCCAGCATGCCCCGGGCTTTACGGTGCACGACATCATCATCGATGCTGAGCGAGTGCCCAGCGAGCGGGAGCGCGAGCAACTGCGCCGCACTGCGACGCTGCTGAAGGCCGAGGTCCACTTCGCTGATGTGGCCAGACCTGGTACACCTTTACATGACCCGGGCAAATTGGCGGCCGCACTGGATGCAGTGCGGGCGCGTGACAGGGGCCCGGCGGCTCCGGTGACGAATACACAGGAGATACCGATCGAAGGTGGACGTCAACAGACCGGCGCGCAGCAGCCGGGCGGCAACGGACCGAGGGGTGACGACGCGTGGCGATGACGACCGAAGTCAAGGACGAGCTGAGTCGTCTGGTGGTCAAAGCGGTCAGTGCTCGACGCGCCGAGGTTACTTCTCTGTTGCGATTCGCCGGCGGCCTGCACATAGTGGCCGGTCGTGTCGTCGTGGAAGCCGAAGTGGATCTGGGCAGCATTGCCCGCCGGCTGCGCAAGGACATCTTCGATTTGTACGGCTACAACGCTGTTGTGCATGTGCTGTCGGCCAGCGGGATACGCAAGAACACCCGGTACGTGCTGCGGGTCGCCAATGATGGCGAAGCATTGGCGCGCCAGACCGGACTGCTCGACATGCGAGGGCGCCCGGTGCGGGGGCTGCCGGCGCAGGTGGTCGGTGGCAGTATCGCCGATGCCGAAGCGGCATGGCGGGGAGCGTTTTTGGCACATGGGTCGCTGACTGAGCCGGGCCGCTCCTCGGCGTTGGAGGTCAGCTGCCCCGGCCCGGAGGCGGCGCTGGCGCTGGTGGGTGCCGCACGCCGGCTCGGGGTCAGCGCCAAAGCCCGCGAGGTGCGCGGCGCTGACCGCGTGGTGGTGCGCGACGGAGAAGCGATCGGGGCGTTGCTGACCCGAATGGGGGCCCAGGATACCCGGCTGGTTTGGGAGGAGCGCCGGATGCGGCGCGAGGTGCGCGCGACCGCCAACCGGCTGGCCAACTTCGACGATGCCAATCTGAGGCGTTCGGCGCGGGCGGCGGTCGCCGCGGCCGCCCGGGTGGAGCGTGCCCTGGAAATACTCGGCGATACCGTGCCCGACCATCTAGCGTCGGCCGGCAAACTTCGCGTCGAACATCGGCAGGCGTCGCTGGAGGAGCTGGGACGACTGGCCGATCCGCCGATGACTAAAGATGCTGTGGCAGGCCGGATTCGACGGTTGCTGTCGATGGCCGATCGCAAGGCGAAGGTGGAAGGCATCCCCGACACCGAGTCGGCGGTGACTCCAGACCTGCTCGAAGACGCCTAACTGGGTCCCCGCCGAACCTTGAGCCATCGATGGTCACCGATCGGGCCGCGGGCTGTCGAGACGTCAGGCTCGGTCGTCATCGACAGGCTTTGTTGGGGATAGCTGCGCGCGGCCAATGGCCTAGGGCTAGCGTCGAGTGTCATGAGGCGGCTTTCAAGTGTTGATGCGGCGTTTTGGTCTGCGGAAACTGCGGGATGGCACATGCACGT belongs to Mycobacterium basiliense and includes:
- a CDS encoding YvcK family protein, which translates into the protein MNSPTSPPVSQSIVALGGGHGLYATLSAARRLTHLVTAIVTVADDGGSSGRLRNELEVVPPGDLRMALAALASDSPYGRLWATIMQHRFGGSGALAGHPIGNLLLAGLSEVLADPVAALDELGRILGVKGRVLPMCPIALQIEADVSGLESDPRMFRVIRGQVAIATTPGKVRRVRLLPADPPATRQAVDAIMAADLVVLGPGSWFTSVIPHVLVPGLFTALQNSSARRALVLNLVAEPGETAGFSVERHLHVLAQHAPGFTVHDIIIDAERVPSEREREQLRRTATLLKAEVHFADVARPGTPLHDPGKLAAALDAVRARDRGPAAPVTNTQEIPIEGGRQQTGAQQPGGNGPRGDDAWR
- the whiA gene encoding DNA-binding protein WhiA, translating into MTTEVKDELSRLVVKAVSARRAEVTSLLRFAGGLHIVAGRVVVEAEVDLGSIARRLRKDIFDLYGYNAVVHVLSASGIRKNTRYVLRVANDGEALARQTGLLDMRGRPVRGLPAQVVGGSIADAEAAWRGAFLAHGSLTEPGRSSALEVSCPGPEAALALVGAARRLGVSAKAREVRGADRVVVRDGEAIGALLTRMGAQDTRLVWEERRMRREVRATANRLANFDDANLRRSARAAVAAAARVERALEILGDTVPDHLASAGKLRVEHRQASLEELGRLADPPMTKDAVAGRIRRLLSMADRKAKVEGIPDTESAVTPDLLEDA